A part of Aspergillus flavus chromosome 1, complete sequence genomic DNA contains:
- a CDS encoding malate dehydrogenase, NAD-dependent (unnamed protein product), with product MIPSQPCVGKESETDRFSRQQTKFVSEFLLTGNQRPPIPLPFLSFSPFSSSFLFSFHLTFPFLPDRILSILSYTSFTMFAARQSFNLLQKRAFSASASQASKVAVLGAAGGIGQPLSLLLKLNPRVSELALYDIRGGPGVAADLSHINTNSTVSGYEATPSGLRDALKGSEIVLIPAGVPRKPGMTRDDLFNTNASIVRDLAKAAAEASPEANILVISNPVNSTVPIVSEVFKSKGVYNPKRLFGVTTLDVVRASRFISQVQKTDPSNEAVTVVGGHSGVTIVPLLSQSSHPSIEGKTRDELVNRIQFGGDEVVKAKDGAGSATLSMAMAGARMAESLLKAAQGEKGVVEPTFVDSPLYKDQGVDFFASKVELGPNGVEKILPVGQVNAYEEKLLEACLGDLKKNIQKGIDFVKANP from the exons ATGATTCCGAGTCAGCCGTGCGTGGGGAAAGAATCGGAAACGGATCGGTTTAGCCGCCAACAAACCAAATTCGTTAGTGAATTCCTTCTCACCGGCAACCAACGGCCGCCgattcctcttccctttctttctttctctcctttctcatcctcttttcttttctctttccacctCACCTTTCCATTTCTCCCAGATAGAATTCTTTCTATCCTTTCCTACACATCATTCACAATGTTCGCTGCTCGCCAGTCTTtcaacctcctccagaaGCGCGCCTTCTCCGCCTCTGCCAGCCAG gCTTCCAAGGTTGCCGTTCTTGGTGCCGCTGGTGGCATTGGCCAGCCTCTCTCCCTTCTCCTCAAGCTCAACCCCCGTGTTTCTGAGCTTGCCCTCTACGATATCCGCGGTGGCCCTG GTGTTGCCGCTGACCTGAGCcacatcaacaccaacagcaCCGTCTCTGGCTACGAGGCTACCCCCTCTGGCCTCCGTGATGCTCTCAAGGGCTCCGAGATCGTCCTCATCCCTGCCGGTGTTCCTCGCAAGCCCGGCATGACCCGTGACG ACCTGTTCAACACCAACGCCTCCATTGTCCGCGACCTTGCTAAGGCCGCCGCCGAGGCTTCCCCCGAGGccaacatcctcgtcatctcCAACCCT GTCAACTCCACCGTCCCCATCGTCTCTGAGGTCTTCAAGTCCAAGGGTGTCTACAACCCCAAGCGTCTCTTCGGTGTCACTACCCTTGACGTTGTCCGTGCCTCTCGCTTCATCTCCCAGGTCCAGAAGACCGACCCCTCCAACGAGGCCGTCACTGTCGTCGGTGGTCACTCCGGTGTGACCATTgtccctcttctctcccagTCCAGCCACCCCAGCATTGAGGGTAAGACCCGCGATGAGCTCGTCAACCGCATCCAGTTCGGTGGTGATGAGGTtgtcaaggccaaggatggTGCTGGCTCTGCCACCCTCTCCATGGCCATGGCTGGTGCTCGCATGGCTGAGTCCCTCCTGAAGGCCGCCCAGGGTGAGAAGGGTGTCGTTGAGCCCACTTTCGTCGACAGCCCTCTCTACAAGGACCAGGGTGTTGACTTCTTCGCCTCCAAGGTCGAGCTCGGCCCCAACGGTGTTGAGAAGATCCTCCCCGTTGGCCAGGTCAACGCCTACGAGGAGAAGCTCCTCGAGGCCTGCCTTGGTGACCTCAAGAAGAACATCCAGAAGGGTATTGACTTCGTCAAGGCCAACCCTTAA
- a CDS encoding dihydrolipoyllysine-residue acetyltransferase component of pyruvate dehydrogenase complex (pyruvate dehydrogenase complex, dihydrolipoamide acetyltransferase), which yields MHRFKDAVQPQLPAFAALSRYYASKSFPPHTIISMPALSPTMLAGNIGAWQKKPGDSLQPGDVLVEIETDKAQMDFEFQEEGVLAKVLKETGEKEVAVGSPIAVLVEEGTDVSSFESFTAEDAGGDKGAAPAQESKEESKGAADAAPASTPAPEPAAQEPETSGEKLQPSLDREPTISPAAKALALEKGVPIKALKGTGRGGQITKEDVEKYKPSASAAAGPTYEDIPLTSMRKTIASRLQQSTRENPHFFVSTTLSVTKLLKLRQALNASADGKYKLSVNDFLVKACAAALQKVPAVNSSWHEENGQVVIRQHKNADISVAVATPAGLITPVVKNVQGLGLSSISNSIKDLGKRARDNKLKPEEYQGGTFTISNMGMNPAVERFTAVINPPQAGILAVGTTRKVAVPVETENGTEVEWDDQIIVTGSFDHKVVDGAVGAEWIKELKKVVENPLELLL from the exons ATGCACAGATTCAAGGATGCTGTTCA ACCCCAATTGCCCGCCTTCGCTGCCCTTTCCCGCTACTATGCCTCCAAGT CCTTCCCCCCTCACACTATCATTAGCATGCCTGCTTTGTCGCCAACAATGCTTGCTGGAAACATCGGTGCCtggcagaagaagcccgGCGATTCCCTGCAGCCCGGAGATGTTTTGGTCGAGATTGAGACCGATAAGGCACAGATGGATTTCGagttccaagaagaaggtgTCTTGGCTAAAGTTCTGAAGGAAACTGGTGAGAAGGAGGTTGCTGTCGGCTCC CCTATCGCCGTCCTCGTTGAAGAGGGCACTGATGTTTCGTCGTTCGAGTCGTTCACCGCTGAGGATGCCGGTGGTGACAAGGGTGCTGCCCCAGCTCAGGAGAGCAAGGAAGAATCCAAGGGTGCTGCTGATGCTGCTCCCGCTTCTACACCGGCTCCCGAGCCTGCTGCTCAGGAGCCCGAGACCTCGGGTGAGAAGCTTCAGCCCAGTCTCGACCGTGAGCCTACTATCAGCCCTGCTGCCAAGGCTCTTGCTCTGGAGAAGGGTGTGCCAATCAAGGCCCTTAAGGGCACTGGCCGAGGCGGTCAGATCACcaaggaggatgttgagaagTACAAGCCCAGCGCTTCTGCCGCTGCTGGCCCTACCTATGAGGATATCCCTCTTACATCCATGCGCAAGACTATTGCCAGCCGCCTTCAGCAATCCACCAGAGAGAACCCCCACTTCTTCGTCTCAACTACTCTGTCTGTCACTAAGCTTCTGAAGCTCCGCCAGGCCCTTAACGCCTCTGCCGATGGCAAGTACAAGCTTTCCGTCAATGACTTCCTTGTCAAGGCTTGTGCTGCGGCTCTTCAGAAGGTGCCGGCTGTCAACTCCAGCTGGCACGAGGAGAACGGCCAGGTAGTCATCCGCCAGCACAAGAATGCCGACATCAGTGTTGCCGTTGCCACTCCTGCTGGACTGATCACCCCTGTTGTGAAGAACGTCCAGGGTCTCGGCCTCTCCAGCATCTCTAACTCTATCAAGGACCTTGGTAAGCGTGCTCGCGACAACAAGCTTAAGCCGGAGGAGTACCAGGGTGGTACTTTCACCATCAGCAACATGGGAATGAACCCTGCCGTTGAGCGGTTCACTGCTGTTATCAACCCCCCTCAGGCTGGTATCCTGGCTGTTGGCACCACCCGCAAGGTTGCCGTCCCTGTTGAGACTGAGAACGGTACCGAGGTTGAGTGGGACGACCAGATCATTGTGACTGGCAGCTTTGACCACAAGGTTGTCGATGGTGCCGTTGGTGCTGAATGGATtaaggagctgaagaaggttgttgagAACCCCTTGGAGCTGCTGCTCTAA
- a CDS encoding synaptobrevin yields the protein MNSLFNSALKQSSAIRRDLDTFAQSPATSSPALQGQIAASLASLSRTVDDYSALSKKELIPEKQQKAFERVNNFRSELADYRLHFDRLRKEREDAQSVTNRNELLGRRPHHTATPENPYAQSSLPQSFGASPADYNRETHALREQSFLANTSIQLDEFLDRGRAVLVDLGQQREVLKGTQRRLYSVANTLGVSGETIRKVERRAKQDKWIFWGGVLIFFLFCWAVLHFLR from the exons ATG AACTCTCTTTTTAATTCGGCCCTGAAGCAGTCCTCTGCTATCCGTCGAGATCTGGACACATTCGCGCAGTCACCTGCCACATCCTCGCCCGCATTACAAG GCCAGATCGCAGCTTCACTTGCTTCCTTATCACGCACCGTCGATGACTACTCAGCTCTATCGAAGAAAGAGTTGATACCcgaaaaacaacaaaaggCGTTTGAGAGAGTAAA TAATTTTCGGTCGGAGCTAGCAGATTACCGACTGCATTTCGATAGGCTACGCAAAGAACGAGAGGATGCC CAATCCGTGACAAACCGTAATGAACTACTTGGTCGACGTCCACATCACACAGCGACACCCGAGAACCCATACGCCCAATCTTCCCTTCCTCAGTC TTTCGGCGCTTCACCCGCAGATTACAACCGTGAGACTCATGCGCTTCGCGAGCAATCTTTCTTGGCCAACACGAGCATACAGCTTGATGAATTCCTCGACCGGGGACGTGCTGTACTAGTGGATCTTGGGCAGCAGCGAGAGGTGTTGAAGGGAACGCAGCGTCGGCTGTATAGTGTCGCTAATACCCTGGGAGTCAGCGGTGAAACCATCCGAAAAGTGGAGCGACGGGCAAAGCAGGATAAGTGGATTTTCTGGGGTGGGGTCCtcatattcttcctcttttgcTGGGCTGTATTACACTTTTTGAGATAG
- a CDS encoding putative AAA family ATPase encodes MADSSVTATAAASETKLEAEPPVDNNTIKPDTKSSVAVSESAPACKKHPSKEKDPNGRNRDSKKKSHKSKSSSVVTPSDDSSDGSDSSADSSSAEESVSEDEESPSSSSESEPERTHRRRGAKNKTKKSLRNSRKKKSRSQYETESESDPDESEDDDTALDEKAVKRLVSKLRARKKAKKLRSQEDSSEELEDSDEEADPDDMALLLAEERLASLRLKRGDGRRRNRNRKRNSSDGQADGQRKSKGRKKAASKIAFKRVDELWDNTIHNFKLTETVDDPDANEWDQYLFTVRRKFDWDNKYTETVVDLKSKYIRDALAKVMDGVKGVSLVQETAVVDPNMLFLYLEETRQYMNDLKQQAKTEKKRKAKKLAATKAAHLKVLVKYLDTDYAETKKTLYPLLEANTITFDLLWALFKPNTIAYTPTYGNQDEPRAFKLEYATKESSFMKGQWYSIEGRYLEYDGKSFGMGTMLAEVESFKGARKITSLNCYPLKYHREAEDVKAKLIERGKKFVSMRGMNYRFHKGMAFYKKKRSVIKVNINGRVMIDPAIHRRINPNYPISTVRPKDADYIDDSDGAGSDGGCCCVSESDSDDPYVHRRDSDAPRVRYKVIQDKEGNPHVVEVELDENGNEIQKEQMDEVEDPSERDFTEEELLIASPVVLGFAFSEKLWLEFSISGISDINWNEDAFDSLVLPDNQKSIVKALVESHTFCAAQNIDDVIQGKGKGLVAVLHGPPGTGKTLTAEGIAELLKRPLYMVSAGELGTDSRTLEAELNKILDIAHSWGAVLLLDEADIFLEKRTIQDIHRNALVSIFLRLLEYFQGILFLTTNRVETFDDAFQSRIHVALRYGDLTTKAKRSVWKMFVEKVQAMDGVQTATFTEKDFDNLARHNLNGRQIKNSVRTAQALAVNEKTPLSMEHIKRVLEVAETFDHDLRGGTGYIDAMRSYT; translated from the exons ATGGCCGATTCCAGCGTCACggccaccgccgccgcctcgGAAACTAAACTTGAGGCCGAGCCGCCGGTCGACAACAATACTATCAAGCCAGATACGAAATCATCCGTCGCCGTATCGGAAAGCGCCCCGGCTTGCAAAAAACATCCGTCCAAGGAAAAAGACCCTAACGGCCGCAATCGCGattcgaaaaagaagagccaTAAGTCCAAGTCCTCGTCCGTAGTCACACCTAGTGATGACAGTTCCGATGGGTCGGATTCCTCTGCCGATAGCTCCAGCGCTGAGGAATCTGTatccgaagacgaagaatcTCCTTCCAGTTCGTCTGAATCGGAGCCGGAAAGGACACATCGGCGGAGAGGGGCCAAGAACAAGACTAAGAAGTCGCTGAGAAATagtcggaagaagaagtcccGGTCGCAATATGAGACTGAGTCTGAGTCCGACCCAGACGAAAGTGAAGATGACGATACTGCCCTCGATGAGAAGGCTGTCAAGCGGCTTGTTTCCAAACTCAGGGCGCGAAAGAAGGCTAAGAAACTCCGATCCCAGGAGGACTCATCGGAGGAGCTCGAGGACTCAGACGAGGAAGCTGATCCGGATGACATGGCACTCTTACTTGCGGAAGAACGATTAGCCTCATTGAGACTGAAGCGAGGTGATGGCAGGCGTCGTAACAGAAACCGTAAACGGAACTCATCCGACGGGCAGGCAGACGGCCAAAGAAAATCTAAAGGCAGGAAGAAAGCTGCTTCAAAGATTGCTTTCAAGCGAGTAGATGAAT TGTGGGACAATACCATCCATAACTTCAAGCTTACAGAGACCGTGGATGACCCAGATGCCAACGAGTGGGACCAATATCTATTCACCGTACGCCGCAAATTTGACTGGGATAACAAGTACACGGAAACTGTGGTAGATTTGAAAAGCAAGTACATTCGCGATGCACTTGCCAAGGTGATGGACGGCGTTAAGGGGGTCAGCTTAGTACAAGAGACAGCCGTCGTTGACCCCAACATGCTTTTCTTGTATCTTGAGGAGACCCGCCAATACATGAATGACCTAAAGCAACAGGCGAAAacggagaaaaagagaaaagctAAAAAGCTAGCTGCAACCAAGGCGGCCCATCTCAAGGTTCTCGTCAAGTATCTTGACACGGACTACGCCGAGACCAAAAAGACCCTGTACCCACTGCTAGAAGCCAACACAATAACCTTCGATCTACTCTGGGCATTGTTCAAGCCGAACACCATCGCATACACCCCAACATACGGGAATCAGGACGAGCCACGAGCGTTTAAGCTCGAGTATGCCACCAAGGAGTCCTCTTTCATGAAAGGTCAGTGGTACAGTATTGAAGGCCGCTACCTTGAATACGACGGGAAGTCCTTTGGTATGGGAACAATGCTGGCTGAAGTAGAAAGCTTCAAGGGCGCTCGCAAGATAACCAGCCTCAACTGCTACCCGCTGAAGTACCATCGAGAGGCTGAGGATGTCAAAGCCAAGCTGATTGAGAGAGGCAAGAAGTTTGTATCAATGAGAGGAATGAACTACCGGTTCCACAAAGGCATGGCTTTCTACAAGAAGAAGCGGTCTGTCATCAAAGTCAACATCAATGGAAGAGTTATGATTGATCCTGCCATTCACCGCCGGATCAACCCTAACTATCCTATCAGCACTGTCCGCCCGAAAGATGCAGATTATATCGATGACTCCGACGGTGCCGGTAGTGATGGCGGATGCTGTTGCGTGTCAGAATCTGACTCAGATGACCCATACGTCCATCGTCGGGACTCGGATGCCCCTAGAGTCCGGTACAAGGTTATCCAGGATAAGGAGGGCAACCCGCACGTGGTTGAAGTTGAGCTAGACGAAAATGGCAATGAAATCCAGAAGGAGCAGATGGACGAAGTAGAGGACCCATCCGAGAGAGACTTCACCGAAGAAGAATTGTTAATAGCTAGTCCGGTGGTTTTGGGATTCGCTTTTAGCGAGAAACTGTGGCTAGAATTCAGCATCTCGGGCATCAGCGATATTAACTGGAATGAAGACGCATTCGACTCCCTGGTCCTTCCAGACAACCAGAAATCAATTGTTAAGGCCCTCGTGGAATCCCACACTTTCTGCGCCGCACAGAATATCGACGACGTTATTCAAGGCAAGGGCAAAGGTCTAGTTGCTGTGCTCCACGGACCACCAGGCACAGGTAAAACACTGACAGCCGAAGGCATCGCCGAGCTACTCAAACGTCCATTGTACATGGTCAGCGCTGGAGAGCTGGGAACGGACTCCCGGACCCTGGAGGCTGAGCTCAACAAGATCCTGGATATCGCCCATTCCTGGGGCGCAGTGCTCCTGCTTGACGAAGCAGATATATTCCTCGAGAAGCGCACGATCCAGGATATCCACCGCAATGCTCTCGTCAGCATCTTCCTTCGTCTCCTGGAGTACTTCCAAGGTATTCTTTTCCTGACCACTAACCGAGTGGAAACCTTCGATGATGCCTTCCAGTCCCGTATCCATGTTGCCCTGCGATACGGCGacctcaccaccaaggcGAAGCGAAGCGTATGGAAGATGTTCGTCGAGAAAGTCCAAGCAATGGACGGTGTGCAAACAGCCACCTTCACCGAAAAGGACTTCGACAATCTCGCTCGTCACAACCTCAACGGACGACAG ATTAAAAACTCCGTCCGCACCGCGCAAGCCCTAGCCGTCAACGAGAAGACCCCTCTCTCCATGGAACATATCAAGCGAGTCTTAGAAGTAGCAGAAACATTCGACCACGATCTCCGCGGTGGAACAGGGTACATCGACGCAATGAGAAGCTACACATAA
- a CDS encoding HbrB-like-domain-containing protein, producing the protein MLRSPISPERSAARPPNPTRPSFDSELERPGSSGSDASSVTSNVTTISAVQSPFYQPPSGTSSPRPPRTSSITTATVSSQNGPSPTHTRPPASFMPQNEISSRKPTGRAHPPDLMMKHRSRHHSQGFFEPSLPTASASDSISASRIAAQTAMQQQQHQQQGITAQQLPKRPQTIVYTPDDGSRTRGGSISPPPLLPAPSLPPPGSSGSSGQTYQNGHSGVATTAANVAFPRHAGLQPPGLEAPPEKEHKQKGEKSKMKLFSKPKHIGISRDKDGIPKDRGLPSPSKMGFAGAGLSRIVSASTTSLADTFPSNNSSMYNLSNASASTVVPADKPTASEKEKDKEKEKAHKHHFLSRQKLKLKDRDDHYNLPLSSASSNSKPSDPNAPQSLYSFTPASPGPVSTTFGKSVSGLDILHGGRALREKKKEEKEKEKAMAESEQHEWMTGPTGAGGASTVFAGPSSIGSAGGLTEAALRETLQGFGLNNMSPEDAWDFLKAKLLVIFDGEDVRISIEDLNKLVLIHIQRCVQKRTPSAIVDDLRELLETGFASLNHTLNGVPDEKLVPHLVQIWMLVFGTILPFIQAVFLPLDLEFRGCGTVMNLREAREFWAAALNGDYPGCELEVRNLVLIAFRDKVILYRYDGLKATFSRLSLESINLGNSALSVTTKSSSSSGRPATAASLDAGFGSYNSQSSTLLNAAASYSSDSMSCNRSRAASNTSSNPDQLIFQSFSSPTQRPTIIHRSSHTADTSHMITETVGRMLQCVSVLASVQTGGKPQEKIELLSKALKHNWLGRGRTGRDRRGFVGAKIRPAMVTRTESDDSMIDRNGDSDIMRDGHREISVL; encoded by the coding sequence ATGTTGCGCTCGCCGATTTCACCTGAGCGTTCCGCCGCCCGACCGCcaaatcccactcgaccatCCTTCGATAGTGAATTGGAACGTCCAGGCTCCTCTGGAAGTGATGCCTCTTCAGTGACCTCCAATGTGACAACCATCTCCGCCGTTCAAAGCCCATTTTATCAACCTCCCAGTGGGACGTCGTCCCCCCGGCCGCCGCGGACCTCATCGATTACAACCGCCACCGTGAGTAGCCAGAACGGTCCTTCGCCTACTCACACTCGGCCTCCCGCTTCCTTCATGCCACAAAATGAGATATCGAGTAGGAAACCGACGGGTCGGGCGCATCCGCCCGATCTGATGATGAAACATCGGTCTCGACATCACTCACAGGGGTTCTTCGAACCCTCCCTCCCTACGGCCTCCGCATCGGACTCGATTTCGGCTTCAAGAATCGCAGCCCAGACTGCGatgcaacagcaacagcaccaaCAACAGGGTATTACCGCGCAACAACTGCCCAAACGCCCCCAGACTATTGTCTATACCCCGGACGACGGGTCGAGAACCAGGGGCGGTAGTATTTCCCCTCCCCCGCTACTGCCGGCCCCTTCTCTACCACCGCCCGGCTCCAGTGGATCATCAGGGCAAACATATCAGAATGGCCATTCCGGTGTGGCGACCACGGCAGCCAATGTGGCGTTTCCACGACACGCCGGGCTGCAGCCTCCCGGGCTAGAAGCGCCGCCGGAAAAGGAGCACAAACAGAAAGGGGAGAAATCGAAGATGAAACTGTTTTCGAAGCCGAAGCATATTGGGATCAGCCGTGATAAAGACGGAATACCAAAAGATAGGGGGCTCCCATCACCTAGCAAAATGGGTTTCGCCGGTGCTGGATTGTCACGCATTGTCAGTGCATCTACGACCAGCTTAGCGGACACCTTCCCATCCAACAATTCCTCGATGTATAACCTATCCAATGCTTCTGCGAGTACGGTGGTACCCGCTGATAAGCCTACGGCCagtgagaaagagaaggacaaggagaaggaaaaggcccATAAGCATCATTTCTTGTCGCGGCagaagttgaagttgaaggacCGGGATGATCATTACAACCTACCGCTATCTTCTGCTTCTAGTAACTCCAAACCGTCCGACCCAAACGCTCCGCAATCACTTTACTCGTTTACACCTGCTTCTCCCGGTCCAGTGTCGACTACATTTGGCAAATCAGTGAGTGGATTGGATATCCTTCACGGTGGTCGAGCATTacgggaaaagaaaaaggaagagaaagagaaggaaaaggcgaTGGCGGAGTCGGAGCAGCATGAATGGATGACTGGCCCAACAGGCGCTGGTGGTGCGTCGACTGTATTTGCGGGGCCATCATCAATTGGCTCGGCTGGAGGTCTCACGGAGGCCGCTCTTCGAGAGACTTTACAAGGCTTTGGCCTGAATAACATGTCACCGGAGGATGCGTGGGATTTCTTGAAGGCTAAGCTGTTGGTGATTttcgatggagaagatgtccGTATCTCTATTGAAGATCTCAACAAGCTGGTGTTGATCCACATCCAACGCTGTGTGCAAAAGCGCACACCATCcgccattgttgatgatctACGGGAGCTACTCGAGACCGGATTCGCATCCTTGAATCATACATTAAACGGGGTACCCGATGAGAAGCTGGTCCCCCATCTAGTACAGATCTGGATGCTTGTCTTTGGCACAATTCTTCCTTTCATACAGGCTGTCTTCTTACCTTTGGACCTTGAGTTCAGGGGTTGCGGGACTGTGATGAACCTTCGAGAGGCCCGCGAGTTTTGGGCTGCCGCCTTGAATGGGGATTATCCTGGGTGCGAACTTGAAGTCCGCAATCTTGTGTTGATAGCTTTCCGTGATAAGGTCATTCTTTATCGTTACGACGGTCTTAAGGCTACATTTTCCCGTTTGAGTCTTGAAAGCATCAACTTGGGCAATTCTGCTCTCAGTGTAACGACAAAGAGCAGCAGTAGCAGTGGTCGGCCCGCAACGGCTGCCTCGCTGGATGCTGGTTTTGGCAGCTACAATTCTCAGTCTTCTACTCTCCTCAATGCTGCAGCCAGCTACTCTTCAGACTCTATGAGCTGCAACCGCAGCCGTGCTGCTTCCAACACTTCGTCCAACCCTGACCAACTCATCTTCCAATCCTTTTCGTCCCCGACACAGCGGCCGACCATCATCCACCGGTCATCTCATACAGCCGATACATCTCATATGATCACGGAGACTGTTGGTCGGATGCTTCAGTGCGTTAGTGTTTTAGCCAGTGTGCAGACGGGCGGCAAACCGCAAGAGAAAATTGAGCTTCTGAGCAAAGCGCTCAAGCACAATTGGCTCGGCCGTGGCCGTACCGGACGAGACCGACGAGGATTTGTCGGAGCTAAGATTCGGCCGGCGATGGTTACGCGAACGGAGAGCGATGATTCCATGATAGATAGAAATGGTGATTCGGATATCATGCGTGATGGGCATCGGGAAATTAGTGTTCTTTGA
- a CDS encoding Gon7 family-domain-containing protein: MNQTINFSTNIFPSMSTTTTSNDQHDSKRLKTSPTNETFGNTDIMAAGTSSTQSNPLCAVYSAPQSTQTFEHSISSPLPSTNLSPENVQTKVAYLSELRKLVPNLQNDINVFLTERMEEDKKLAEAQGRQLSEQERKEEENYGEEVVEEDA, from the coding sequence ATGAATCAAACTATTAACTTCTCAACCAACATATTCCCCTCCATGTCCACTACTACCACCTCAAACGATCAGCACGATTCAAAACGACTAAAAACTTCCCCGACTAACGAGACATTCGGCAATACTGACATTATGGCGGCGGGCACTTCCTCCACTCAATCCAATCCCCTGTGCGCGGTCTACTCTGCCCCTCAGTCGACCCAGACTTTTGAGCACTCCATCTCCTCGCCTTTGCCCTCCACCAATTTATCCCCAGAAAATGTCCAGACTAAGGTAGCCTATTTGTCTGAGCTCAGAAAATTAGTGCCGAATCTGCAGAATGATATCAACGTGTTCCTGACGGAACGAATGGAGGAGGATAAAAAGCTCGCCGAAGCCCAGGGACGTCAACTCTCAGAGCAAGAACgcaaagaggaggagaacTACGgagaggaggttgttgaggAGGATGCCTGA